One window of Atribacter laminatus genomic DNA carries:
- a CDS encoding ABC transporter permease, with the protein MDKPKSDGQLTAKSTNLPALFKNQSFFLLIVIILLSVIFGSMNPRFLTWGNLLAVFQQITVLGIATMAMALLLISGGIDLSIGSMIGLSSVVICTLIMRGSNVGLAILIGFGIPVICGFINGVIVSKSKCVPLIVTLGMNYVYYGLALVISQGLFLSMKGNFQFLGRGRILGVPMPMIIVIVMVFATHFLLTYTKYGRRLVAMGGNEQLAYLSGINVDRLKIMNYTLSGAIIGLASLVLVSRLGNVLANAGEGYELRALAAAIIGGVTFEGGRGTIAGTFLGVILLGIVQNGLNILNVSSYFQTLAVGVIIVVAVVVSNLEKIRNR; encoded by the coding sequence ATGGACAAGCCGAAAAGTGATGGTCAATTAACTGCAAAATCCACAAACTTGCCTGCTTTGTTCAAGAATCAATCGTTTTTTTTATTGATTGTAATAATTTTACTTTCGGTGATTTTTGGATCAATGAACCCCCGTTTTTTGACTTGGGGGAACTTATTAGCGGTCTTTCAGCAAATTACCGTCCTTGGCATTGCGACTATGGCCATGGCTCTTTTGCTCATTTCAGGTGGGATTGATTTGTCGATTGGCTCGATGATCGGTCTTTCCAGTGTCGTCATTTGTACATTGATCATGAGAGGATCGAATGTCGGTTTGGCAATACTCATTGGTTTTGGGATTCCGGTCATCTGTGGCTTTATTAACGGTGTGATTGTCAGTAAAAGTAAATGTGTTCCTCTCATCGTTACTTTGGGAATGAATTATGTATATTATGGCTTGGCTTTAGTAATATCCCAAGGTCTATTTCTTTCAATGAAGGGGAATTTTCAATTTTTAGGACGAGGCCGGATTTTAGGAGTTCCCATGCCGATGATTATTGTCATTGTAATGGTTTTTGCCACCCATTTTTTACTAACCTACACCAAATATGGTCGGCGTCTGGTTGCGATGGGAGGCAATGAACAGTTAGCTTACCTTTCCGGTATCAACGTTGATCGTTTGAAGATTATGAACTATACCCTCAGTGGGGCAATTATTGGCTTGGCATCTTTAGTTTTAGTTTCCCGCTTAGGAAATGTTTTAGCGAATGCAGGCGAAGGGTATGAATTAAGAGCGTTAGCTGCTGCTATCATTGGAGGAGTAACCTTTGAAGGAGGACGAGGAACCATTGCTGGAACATTTCTTGGTGTGATATTACTGGGGATTGTCCAGAATGGTTTAAATATTTTAAATGTTTCATCCTACTTTCAGACTCTTGCCGTTGGGGTTATTATCGTCGTTGCAGTTGTAGTAAGCAATTTGGAAAAGATTCGAAATCGATAA
- a CDS encoding iron-containing alcohol dehydrogenase has translation MINFEFHNPTKVFFGKGETDRIGKEIKKYGKKVLLTYGGKSIKQNGLYDRVMKRLQENDLQVFELGGIQPNPRITSVRQGVEICKKEKIDIILAVGGGSVLDASKIMGIGVYYDGDPWDFMIKKVKSERMHPLATIITLAATGSEMNHNAVITNDETEEKLGLEDPSTFPTFSILDPENTMTVPRDQTVNGIADILAHVFEQYFNPTKEAPLQDRMAESIIQTVVETTPLLLKNLHDYDARATIMWCGTMALNHLIGSGVDGDWSTHGIQHELSAIYDIPHGAGLAIIFPQWMKYVLDLIPEKFAQFGERVWNIPRNGKSDSELGLAAIERTKNWFQGIGAPVSLKEVGIGSDRLEEMAAKAVSRGPLGSVKKLNKEDVLAIYKMSL, from the coding sequence ATGATTAACTTTGAATTTCACAATCCAACCAAAGTCTTTTTCGGAAAAGGAGAAACCGACCGGATTGGCAAAGAAATCAAGAAATACGGAAAAAAAGTCCTCTTGACCTATGGAGGGAAAAGCATCAAACAAAATGGACTTTATGATCGAGTCATGAAACGACTTCAAGAAAACGATCTACAAGTATTTGAGCTTGGTGGAATTCAACCCAATCCTCGCATAACCAGCGTTCGTCAGGGTGTTGAAATTTGCAAAAAAGAAAAAATCGATATAATTTTAGCCGTTGGAGGAGGAAGTGTCCTCGACGCTTCGAAGATTATGGGAATTGGTGTATATTACGATGGTGATCCCTGGGATTTTATGATTAAAAAAGTGAAGTCGGAACGAATGCACCCTTTGGCAACCATTATAACTCTGGCGGCAACTGGTTCTGAAATGAATCATAACGCAGTTATTACCAACGACGAGACTGAGGAAAAGTTGGGCCTTGAGGATCCTTCCACTTTTCCAACCTTCTCCATACTCGACCCGGAAAACACCATGACCGTCCCCCGTGATCAAACCGTTAACGGAATTGCCGATATTCTCGCTCATGTTTTCGAACAATACTTCAACCCTACCAAAGAAGCTCCACTTCAGGATCGAATGGCAGAAAGCATCATTCAAACCGTCGTTGAAACCACACCTCTCCTCCTAAAAAATCTCCATGATTATGATGCTCGGGCAACCATCATGTGGTGCGGGACTATGGCTCTTAATCACTTGATCGGATCCGGTGTTGATGGTGACTGGTCGACTCATGGAATTCAACATGAATTGAGTGCCATATATGATATTCCTCACGGTGCTGGTTTGGCTATTATTTTTCCTCAATGGATGAAATACGTTCTTGACCTTATTCCAGAGAAATTTGCTCAATTTGGTGAACGGGTGTGGAATATTCCTCGTAATGGAAAATCCGATAGTGAGCTCGGTTTAGCGGCTATCGAACGAACCAAAAACTGGTTCCAGGGAATTGGCGCCCCAGTATCGCTCAAAGAAGTCGGAATTGGAAGTGACCGGTTGGAAGAAATGGCTGCCAAAGCAGTAAGCAGAGGACCATTAGGAAGTGTTAAAAAACTGAATAAAGAAGATGTGTTAGCTATTTATAAAATGAGTCTATGA
- a CDS encoding flavin reductase yields MNLDALFSLNCGMYIISSGYNGKYNGMIINALVQVTAFPNQIIASVNKESLTLEYIKKSGLYNISVLDKDAPLQLIGLFGFQTGKKIDKFSKSQFILGKNKIPIVTDHTVSYVETKVVSKLDAGTHVLFLSEVLESEFLTKEEPMTYNYYRDVKGGKVPRTAATFHPEEADKAEIERHRCTVCGYIYDSRYGDPDSGIDCGVLFKDLPEDWVCPICGAGKDKFVKI; encoded by the coding sequence TTGAACTTAGATGCTCTATTCTCTTTAAATTGTGGAATGTATATTATCAGTTCTGGTTATAATGGGAAGTACAATGGAATGATAATCAATGCTTTAGTCCAGGTAACAGCCTTTCCTAATCAGATTATTGCCAGTGTCAACAAAGAGAGCTTGACCTTGGAATACATTAAAAAAAGTGGTCTTTATAATATTTCAGTGTTAGATAAAGATGCTCCCTTGCAGTTAATTGGTCTTTTCGGATTCCAAACCGGAAAGAAAATTGATAAATTCTCAAAAAGCCAATTTATCTTAGGGAAAAATAAAATCCCCATTGTTACCGACCACACTGTTTCTTATGTCGAAACCAAAGTGGTTTCTAAGTTGGATGCTGGAACCCATGTTCTTTTTTTAAGCGAAGTGCTTGAATCGGAATTTTTAACCAAAGAAGAACCAATGACCTATAATTATTATCGCGATGTCAAAGGCGGGAAGGTCCCTCGTACCGCTGCTACCTTTCATCCGGAAGAAGCCGACAAGGCGGAAATTGAACGACATCGTTGTACAGTTTGTGGTTATATTTATGACTCCCGTTACGGAGATCCTGATTCTGGAATCGATTGTGGGGTTTTGTTTAAGGATTTACCCGAGGACTGGGTTTGTCCTATTTGTGGCGCGGGTAAAGATAAATTTGTCAAAATATAA
- a CDS encoding radical SAM protein produces the protein MFYNYFMVYFPKKITDIDQKVIILGESAQYDLCGACANQIERKRNPQGGWIYPTVTPDGERVNLLKILLSNDCIHNCYYCGNREGRKGDRVRFSPEELVRIFLNMKDRGLVKGLFLSSAVDRNPFQTMDDMIKVTELLRWKYHFRGYIHLKIFPESTDDYIETAIRLATRVSINIEAPGSDYLKSIAPQKNFNRIWNRFLYLKKLSQKGIRPRAGFTTQLVIGGGEEKDLDIMRTVSTLYHDFSMTRAYYSAFHPIIETPLAEKQPESTWREHRLYQADYLFRKYHFSLDELIFNQNGNLPLEIDPKTLWALNHPEVFPLEINTASYQELLRIPGIGPISAKRIIQFRQKAPFRDLSSLQNLGIRAQATAPYILLSGKQFRIPQQLSLFSEYIAG, from the coding sequence TTGTTTTATAATTATTTTATGGTTTACTTTCCTAAAAAAATAACTGATATCGATCAAAAAGTAATAATTCTGGGAGAGTCGGCTCAATATGATTTATGTGGAGCCTGTGCGAACCAGATTGAGAGAAAAAGAAATCCTCAGGGTGGATGGATTTATCCTACAGTGACCCCCGACGGAGAAAGAGTAAATCTCTTAAAAATCCTCCTTTCCAACGACTGTATTCATAACTGTTATTATTGTGGGAATCGTGAAGGACGAAAGGGAGATCGAGTTCGTTTTTCGCCGGAAGAATTGGTTCGGATATTCCTTAACATGAAAGATAGAGGTTTAGTGAAAGGGCTATTTTTAAGTTCAGCAGTTGATAGAAATCCGTTCCAAACTATGGATGATATGATAAAAGTGACCGAACTGCTGAGGTGGAAATATCATTTTCGAGGATATATTCATCTAAAAATATTTCCTGAGTCAACCGATGACTATATCGAGACTGCTATAAGATTGGCTACTCGAGTGTCGATCAACATTGAAGCTCCTGGTTCTGATTATTTAAAGAGTATTGCTCCTCAAAAGAATTTTAATCGAATATGGAACAGATTTCTTTATCTGAAAAAGCTTTCTCAAAAGGGGATAAGACCTCGCGCTGGATTCACTACCCAGTTGGTTATCGGAGGAGGTGAAGAAAAAGATCTGGATATAATGAGGACTGTTAGCACTCTTTACCATGACTTTTCTATGACCAGAGCTTATTATAGTGCGTTTCATCCGATTATTGAGACTCCTTTAGCCGAAAAACAACCAGAATCGACTTGGAGAGAACACCGCTTATATCAGGCTGATTATCTTTTTCGGAAATATCACTTTTCTCTTGATGAACTCATTTTTAACCAAAATGGAAATCTGCCCTTGGAAATAGATCCAAAAACTTTATGGGCATTAAATCATCCAGAAGTTTTTCCTTTAGAAATTAATACTGCTTCTTATCAGGAGTTACTCAGAATACCAGGCATTGGTCCAATATCGGCAAAAAGAATTATTCAATTTCGCCAAAAGGCCCCTTTTCGTGACTTATCCTCACTTCAAAACTTAGGGATTCGTGCCCAGGCAACTGCACCTTATATTCTTCTTTCTGGAAAACAATTCCGGATACCTCAGCAACTCTCACTTTTTTCAGAATATATCGCTGGATAA
- a CDS encoding GAF domain-containing sensor histidine kinase, whose protein sequence is MNSVENLFSKNEIKTLENIIDTAIKVSNAQTGSLLLARNDGSLFIAAGRDLLDKYIGSRVDLDKKTVSGYVFQTGKPLIIDDNNISQFSRRKERKSYSISLPIKKTTNQVVGILNLNRTDKSFEKKSIPQLEAFTTNIAILLEENNLRQDRERIIIVLSEIIELFSSLCCNDTFNAVFEKTYYAVKILTGVKKASVFRLSKKRPYFVFTKEWPRKMNWRTFDSISQQVQDLIDHKKVTLISGKAKTQLLFIPLISDNHPPFLFIGILNKEIDIIDYLVLSIIENMGSSTLENITLFKNSKKLTQEKERNRLARELHDGLAQILASTQIYLHFLENMVSKENQNEIEILKKIKSLNTLGIEESRFILSELKGKPITASQFKEKIDEIIGLFIVPGNKIHINYQVELEEIPYRIYKMFLKILQEILSNIQKHAQASLINIHITNSKRQMILSVEDNGIGFDPQIIDEKGAEHFGLQNLQERVRILKGKFIIDSKSGRGTKIMVKIPYEENDSSIVWEGLEK, encoded by the coding sequence TTGAATTCAGTCGAAAATTTATTTAGTAAAAATGAAATAAAAACTCTTGAAAATATCATTGATACCGCTATTAAGGTATCAAATGCTCAAACCGGTTCGTTGTTGTTAGCCAGAAATGATGGAAGCTTGTTTATAGCAGCTGGTAGAGATTTGTTAGATAAGTATATCGGATCACGGGTAGATCTGGATAAAAAAACAGTTTCAGGATATGTGTTTCAAACCGGAAAACCTCTCATTATCGATGACAACAACATTAGCCAATTTTCTCGCCGTAAAGAGAGAAAGAGCTATTCAATTTCTCTTCCCATCAAAAAAACCACCAATCAGGTAGTTGGAATTTTAAATTTAAATCGAACGGATAAATCCTTTGAGAAAAAATCTATTCCGCAATTAGAAGCTTTTACTACCAACATTGCGATATTATTAGAAGAGAATAATCTCCGCCAAGATCGAGAACGGATCATTATTGTTCTTTCGGAGATCATTGAACTCTTTTCATCTTTATGTTGCAATGATACATTTAATGCTGTTTTTGAGAAAACCTATTATGCGGTGAAGATCTTAACTGGCGTGAAAAAGGCTTCGGTGTTTAGGCTTTCAAAAAAAAGGCCTTATTTCGTTTTTACCAAAGAATGGCCAAGAAAAATGAATTGGAGGACTTTCGATAGTATAAGTCAACAAGTACAAGACCTTATCGATCATAAAAAAGTGACTCTCATTAGTGGTAAAGCAAAAACCCAGCTTCTTTTTATTCCTTTAATTTCTGATAATCATCCTCCCTTTTTGTTTATAGGAATTCTTAATAAAGAGATTGATATCATTGATTATTTAGTTCTTTCCATTATTGAGAATATGGGAAGTTCAACCTTAGAGAATATTACACTCTTTAAAAACAGTAAAAAGCTTACCCAGGAAAAAGAACGTAATCGCTTAGCAAGAGAACTTCACGACGGATTAGCTCAAATATTAGCATCAACCCAGATTTATTTGCATTTTTTGGAAAATATGGTATCGAAAGAAAACCAGAATGAAATTGAGATATTAAAAAAAATCAAATCGTTGAATACCTTAGGAATTGAGGAGTCACGCTTTATTCTTTCTGAACTCAAGGGAAAACCGATCACGGCAAGCCAATTCAAGGAGAAAATCGATGAAATCATCGGTCTTTTTATTGTTCCAGGCAATAAAATTCATATAAATTATCAGGTGGAGCTGGAAGAAATCCCCTATCGGATATATAAAATGTTTTTAAAAATATTGCAAGAAATTTTATCAAACATCCAAAAGCATGCTCAAGCTAGTTTAATTAATATTCATATCACCAATAGTAAACGCCAAATGATTCTTTCCGTAGAAGATAATGGAATAGGTTTTGATCCACAGATTATTGACGAAAAAGGTGCTGAACATTTTGGTTTACAAAACCTTCAAGAAAGGGTGAGAATTTTAAAGGGGAAATTTATTATTGATAGTAAATCGGGTAGAGGAACGAAAATTATGGTGAAAATTCCTTATGAAGAAAATGATTCAAGTATAGTCTGGGAAGGATTAGAGAAATGA
- a CDS encoding response regulator, producing MKIRIALIDDHPIFLAGLKRLIESTNSYEVSSIANSYKEALEKIDFDNVDIALVDVNMPGANGIELLKAIKQRSSACKVVMLTIEEDEETIYRAMKEGARGYILKQDSPERLLKSIQACVEGEILLSNQIYSKVVDRIKKVSPPESAQSIIFSTLTDREIEITRLIVQGKSNPEIAKTLYISESTVKNHISNILHKLEMKDRVELAILAVREGIG from the coding sequence ATGAAAATACGAATTGCCCTCATAGATGATCATCCAATATTTTTAGCTGGTTTGAAACGGCTTATAGAAAGTACTAATTCCTATGAGGTTAGCTCAATTGCTAATAGTTATAAAGAAGCATTAGAAAAGATTGACTTCGATAATGTTGATATTGCTTTAGTTGATGTAAATATGCCTGGTGCAAATGGTATTGAATTATTAAAAGCTATCAAGCAAAGAAGCAGTGCCTGTAAAGTGGTTATGTTGACAATTGAAGAAGATGAAGAAACAATTTACCGAGCTATGAAGGAAGGTGCTCGGGGATATATTTTAAAACAGGATTCTCCCGAACGTTTATTAAAGAGCATCCAAGCCTGTGTAGAGGGAGAAATTCTGTTAAGCAATCAAATTTATTCAAAAGTAGTCGATAGGATAAAGAAAGTTAGTCCTCCTGAAAGTGCTCAGTCGATAATATTTTCTACTCTAACCGATCGTGAGATTGAGATTACCCGATTGATTGTTCAAGGAAAAAGTAATCCTGAGATTGCTAAAACTTTATATATAAGCGAGAGTACAGTAAAAAATCATATTAGTAATATACTCCATAAACTGGAGATGAAAGACCGGGTAGAATTAGCTATTTTAGCTGTTCGTGAAGGAATTGGATAA
- a CDS encoding HAD family hydrolase — MLKSVLFDIDGTITDTNPIFLDAIVHTHYEMTGQQKNREYFHFSLGIPSPVTMGILEIPQDIRVPYIQRWQEHIKEKMHEVVLFPGIVTVLESLKEWGLSMALVTSKVRSEFSFQFDTFGLNHFFQVVICADDAPRPKPNPDPLYEACSRLKVKPRDTVYVGDSRYDIMAAKAAGIPFLFASWGTIDPTSVLELHPDFYLKEPIEILDVVQKKTQVEAHTQLNYQNM; from the coding sequence ATGTTAAAATCTGTTCTTTTTGATATAGATGGAACAATTACTGATACCAATCCAATTTTTTTGGATGCGATCGTTCATACCCATTATGAAATGACCGGTCAACAGAAGAATCGTGAGTATTTTCATTTTTCATTGGGTATTCCCAGCCCAGTTACCATGGGAATTCTTGAGATTCCTCAGGATATTAGGGTGCCTTACATTCAGAGATGGCAAGAACATATTAAAGAAAAGATGCATGAAGTGGTTCTTTTCCCAGGGATTGTAACAGTCCTTGAGAGTTTAAAAGAGTGGGGGCTTTCCATGGCTTTGGTAACATCAAAAGTCCGTTCGGAATTTTCCTTTCAGTTTGATACATTTGGGCTGAATCATTTTTTTCAAGTGGTTATCTGCGCTGACGATGCACCTCGTCCCAAACCCAATCCAGACCCGTTGTATGAAGCTTGTTCTCGTTTGAAGGTGAAACCTCGTGATACTGTTTATGTAGGTGATAGCCGATATGATATCATGGCTGCCAAAGCAGCTGGTATTCCATTTCTTTTTGCCTCCTGGGGAACAATTGATCCTACTTCGGTTTTAGAACTTCATCCCGATTTTTATCTCAAGGAGCCAATTGAGATTTTAGATGTTGTTCAAAAGAAAACTCAGGTGGAAGCTCATACCCAATTGAATTACCAGAATATGTAA
- a CDS encoding phosphodiester glycosidase family protein, with translation MKKYLTHHIIVLLFLVITVSLPGLTAESRLSWNDFTISLKNILGPTIVISQNRTNTQFVTRLDAARTIIDALSYNDLYDYFDAGSIPFQDIQNLNEDEKKVVILSTQLNPPLFTGDAQGLFRPNDPLTPQEFSFLKEKLKAYSNGNLYYESSKILEPGIMLMIKKWGFGEPVALPSASSSEPTAYLQVGAFSERFRAENTSTFLKELGYNTSIVEEQSLFKVRVGPFPAQDISSIQDKLNKQGFPSVPVAQKNVVSTPQSKVEGGSVFSIALLYDPNISTYTPEVVLAHDKILEREKMSIIAHQKNAFFAVNAGFFSQEGDPIGLLMINRKVLSDPQEGWYSFGITQNKELVFGMVHLNTTASLPNQQGFTIHGINRPNRGDEIVIFDESYNGKTPRTQGVETVVINGIIQVTSRTNGETLIPKGGFILQGKGDITGWMLQNLYPGTPLSVKMTILPETGDLEKWLRLEYILSSGPLLFQNGLAGPFGAFRKEIVENKHPRAVIGQTQDGKILFLAVDGRRPGHSSGLTIPELVEELKHYQVSDALNLDGGGSVTFYLQGKILNWPSDLTGERKISTAIILR, from the coding sequence ATGAAAAAATATTTGACTCATCATATAATCGTTCTTTTATTTCTTGTTATTACCGTTTCTTTGCCAGGGTTGACAGCTGAATCAAGATTGTCATGGAATGATTTCACTATTTCGTTAAAAAATATCCTTGGGCCTACAATCGTTATAAGCCAAAACCGCACTAACACTCAATTCGTTACTCGTCTCGATGCTGCTCGAACTATAATCGATGCTCTTTCATATAATGATTTATATGATTATTTTGATGCTGGGTCGATCCCTTTCCAGGATATTCAAAACCTCAATGAAGACGAAAAAAAGGTTGTTATTCTTTCCACTCAACTCAATCCACCCTTGTTTACCGGTGATGCTCAAGGTCTTTTCCGACCTAACGATCCACTCACACCCCAAGAATTCTCTTTTTTAAAGGAAAAATTAAAAGCCTATTCAAATGGGAATCTTTATTATGAATCTTCTAAAATCTTAGAACCAGGAATAATGCTCATGATTAAAAAGTGGGGATTTGGTGAACCAGTTGCTCTCCCTTCGGCATCTTCCTCAGAACCAACAGCCTACCTTCAAGTTGGTGCTTTCAGCGAGCGATTTCGTGCTGAAAATACTTCAACTTTTTTAAAAGAACTTGGTTATAATACCTCAATTGTTGAAGAACAATCATTATTTAAGGTACGAGTTGGTCCTTTCCCCGCTCAAGATATTTCCTCAATTCAAGACAAACTCAATAAACAAGGTTTTCCCAGCGTTCCGGTTGCACAAAAAAATGTGGTAAGCACACCCCAATCAAAGGTTGAAGGTGGATCAGTTTTTTCTATAGCTTTACTATATGACCCTAATATATCAACGTATACCCCCGAAGTAGTCCTTGCTCATGATAAAATTCTTGAAAGGGAAAAAATGAGCATTATTGCCCATCAAAAAAATGCATTTTTTGCCGTTAATGCTGGATTTTTTAGTCAAGAAGGTGACCCCATTGGCCTTTTGATGATTAATAGAAAAGTTTTAAGTGACCCCCAAGAAGGGTGGTATTCATTCGGAATCACTCAGAATAAAGAATTGGTTTTTGGAATGGTTCATCTCAACACAACCGCTTCTCTTCCCAACCAACAAGGATTCACTATTCATGGGATTAACCGTCCCAATCGTGGAGATGAAATTGTTATTTTCGACGAAAGCTATAATGGCAAAACCCCTCGAACGCAAGGGGTTGAAACTGTCGTGATAAATGGTATTATTCAAGTTACATCTCGAACCAATGGTGAAACCTTGATACCCAAGGGCGGATTTATTCTTCAAGGAAAAGGTGATATAACTGGTTGGATGCTGCAAAATCTCTATCCTGGAACTCCTCTATCAGTAAAAATGACTATTCTCCCCGAAACTGGAGACTTGGAAAAATGGTTGAGATTAGAATACATACTCAGTAGCGGCCCTCTTCTTTTCCAAAATGGTTTAGCAGGTCCTTTTGGTGCATTTCGCAAAGAAATTGTCGAAAATAAACATCCTCGAGCTGTTATTGGACAAACCCAAGATGGAAAAATTCTCTTTCTTGCCGTCGATGGTCGACGTCCTGGCCATAGTTCGGGTTTAACGATACCTGAGCTAGTTGAGGAATTAAAGCACTATCAGGTGTCTGATGCTCTCAACCTTGATGGTGGTGGATCGGTAACTTTTTATCTCCAAGGAAAAATTCTTAATTGGCCATCTGACCTAACTGGAGAAAGAAAAATTTCAACTGCAATAATTCTTAGGTAA
- a CDS encoding response regulator has protein sequence MFVVDDNRFFLESLVFLLNRQIDMDVAGTHDRIQGVLERIEAVKPDVIILDMRLPDGDGITLLQKIKSSFDIPVIMLTMYEEHKERAARAGAFAYLVKGEGLDRLYQLIRKATESFVNS, from the coding sequence ATATTTGTTGTTGACGATAACCGTTTTTTTCTTGAAAGTTTGGTGTTCCTCCTCAACCGTCAGATCGATATGGATGTTGCGGGAACCCATGATCGGATTCAGGGGGTGTTAGAAAGAATTGAAGCGGTTAAGCCCGATGTAATCATTCTTGATATGCGACTCCCCGATGGCGATGGGATTACTTTGCTTCAAAAAATAAAATCAAGCTTTGACATTCCAGTTATCATGCTTACTATGTACGAGGAGCATAAAGAACGGGCGGCCAGAGCAGGAGCATTTGCCTATCTTGTCAAAGGAGAAGGTCTCGACCGTCTGTATCAACTTATACGAAAAGCCACTGAATCGTTTGTTAATTCTTGA
- a CDS encoding C39 family peptidase, giving the protein MKHKQLLPLIIFGLLLMVFISGCTNFVNTPETDFGNNNAITNVISLDSLDKFIERSDTKILLDVPFLPQVPPGTWSNTRNCGHTVAVMMRAYYYGIEPLPDHIIQADDWLNDRYGLPINNYNGDWTNSFQIRAWLESEGVPTKVGMGNLERARNMLSEGKPFLAAVYSNMNPNGGAKHAMLVIGIDSANVYVNDPGKVNGANNSYTINQFLSAWGAQGNWYVALD; this is encoded by the coding sequence TTGAAGCACAAACAGTTACTGCCACTCATCATCTTCGGGCTTCTCCTGATGGTGTTTATCTCTGGTTGTACCAACTTCGTAAACACTCCGGAAACCGATTTTGGTAATAATAACGCGATAACCAATGTGATTTCTTTAGATAGTTTAGATAAATTTATTGAACGCTCTGATACTAAAATCCTACTTGACGTTCCTTTCCTTCCGCAAGTTCCTCCTGGAACCTGGTCAAATACTCGAAATTGTGGTCATACCGTCGCAGTCATGATGAGAGCTTACTATTATGGAATAGAACCACTTCCAGATCACATCATTCAAGCGGATGATTGGTTGAATGATCGATACGGCCTTCCGATTAACAATTATAATGGTGACTGGACAAACAGTTTTCAGATCCGTGCTTGGTTAGAAAGTGAAGGAGTCCCAACCAAGGTTGGTATGGGTAATTTAGAAAGAGCTCGGAATATGCTTTCAGAAGGGAAACCATTTTTAGCTGCAGTATATTCTAATATGAATCCGAATGGTGGCGCCAAACATGCTATGTTAGTAATCGGAATCGACTCCGCCAATGTATATGTCAACGATCCGGGTAAGGTTAATGGTGCCAACAATTCCTATACCATTAATCAATTCCTTTCAGCTTGGGGCGCACAAGGCAATTGGTATGTGGCATTGGATTAA